The Chroicocephalus ridibundus chromosome 3, bChrRid1.1, whole genome shotgun sequence genome includes the window AGatataaaaaagctgaaaatatatttgtctaTGGTATTTCCCTTTTGTCTACGGTATTTCCCTTTTGTCTACAAAGTCCAGCATTGTCTCTCTTtcctcattgatttttttctggccTTCTTCAACTAGCCTGTGAATTGTGCTATAATGCTGTTTGCTACTGCTGAAAGAGTAGAGCTGGGAAGCATCTTCCCATGCCTGAAAAGTTGGCAGGGGAATCGCTTCCGGTTCCTTGTTCTCAAAAAAGCACTTCAGGTTTCGCTCGCTCAGCTTGGTGGCGTATAGCTGGAAAATCTGCTCCAGttgctccttctccttctccatgtaCACCCTCCAGAACATCAGCTGGAGGTGGCTGACTTTCGactggcagctggcacagcaaGTGgtcagcagggagagaagagctgtGGTAACTATCACACACCAGCCTAGAAtctgggaaaacagaagaaatacgtTTCAGGTTAAAAAGGCCCAAGTGAAAATGCTACTTAAATC containing:
- the CALHM5 gene encoding calcium homeostasis modulator protein 5 isoform X2 — its product is MWLSVALLNGTFYECAMSGLKNPSYLQAVCHSKSAKCFEELHKVACDKSSMPFAESDELKRTLQAQSQILGWCVIVTTALLSLLTTCCASCQSKVSHLQLMFWRVYMEKEKEQLEQIFQLYATKLSERNLKCFFENKEPEAIPLPTFQAWEDASQLYSFSSSKQHYSTIHRLVEEGQKKINEERETMLDFVDKREIP